DNA from Terriglobales bacterium:
CAGGTCGAGCAGCCATGGCGTGGAGTTCGCATCGCGCAGCACCGCGAGGTCCTGGTCTCCGACCATGTCGGCGAGGATGAATGCCTTGGTCCTGTTCAGCGTGCCGTCCTGCTTCCACTTCTGGGCCAGGTGCTTCGAGCCGTAGAGCCCGTCGCTGGCATTGATGTCGGCGTCGAGCGCCTCTTCGCCGTCGAAGAACACCAGCCACACCGAGAAGCCCTCGCGCTTGCCGTCTTTCATGTGCGCGCGCAACTGCTCGCCGATCGCCAGCAGCACGGCCGTCGACGACCCGCCGTCGTTCGCGCCGACGAAGTTCGGCAGCTTCTTGGTGTCATAGTGCGAGGCCAGCACGACCACGCCGTCCTTCGTCCCGGGATACTTCGCGATGATGTTCCGCATCGCGAACTTCCCCAGCGGCGTCTGCTGCTCGAAGCGGTCGTCCTCCAGCTGCGCGCCCGCCAGCTTCCCCACGAGGTACTGCTCCATCTTCTTGTGCGCCGCGCTGCCGACCGGCCGCGGACCCATCTCCGTGAGCGCCTTCACGTGCGCGAGCGCGCGCTGCCCGGCGATCTTCGGCGCCGTCACATCGGCGTACTGCACTGTCGGCGCTACCTGCGCCGACTCCGCCTTCACCGCCACCGGACCTTCCAGCGTGGTGACCTTCTGCTCGCAGCCCGCCACGAATGCCACGCCGGCCAAGACCCAAACCTTGAACCACCCTTCGACTGCGCTCAGGGCAGGCTTCGGACACGAAGTGCCACGAAGGCTCCTTTTCTTTCGCATTCCTTCGTGAACCTTCGTGACCTTTGTGGTGAACGGTTCTCTCACGCCGCTTCCT
Protein-coding regions in this window:
- a CDS encoding M28 family peptidase; translation: MAFVAGCEQKVTTLEGPVAVKAESAQVAPTVQYADVTAPKIAGQRALAHVKALTEMGPRPVGSAAHKKMEQYLVGKLAGAQLEDDRFEQQTPLGKFAMRNIIAKYPGTKDGVVVLASHYDTKKLPNFVGANDGGSSTAVLLAIGEQLRAHMKDGKREGFSVWLVFFDGEEALDADINASDGLYGSKHLAQKWKQDGTLNRTKAFILADMVGDQDLAVLRDANSTPWLLDLIDAAAEKLGHQSHFFQYSSGMIDDHIAFKDAGVPIADLIDFDYGFQNAFWHTPEDTADKLSPRSLEIVGNVMLQAVWMLDAHKSWIVLETRTTMR